The genomic interval GGGGCACGTCAATTCCACACTTTCAAGAAGCTGTCCCACGATCCGGTGGCCACGGCCATGCCGTCGTCCGTCACGCCCAGGCAGCTGACCCGATTGTCGTGGCCAGCCAGGACCcctgagaggaggaagaaaagaaaccgggtgagagggaaaggagggacaAGGGAAGGGGGAATGTGGGGCCAAGGACCTCCAGGAACAGGACTAGAGGAGGGGGGTcccaggggaaggaaaggggtcccaaaatggctgccacagtTCACACTGAGGGAGATGTGTCCTTCACGCACATGCCAAGAGCTTAGCAATCTCTCTTTTGGGGCAACGCTCTGAATCCCTTCATCCTCCACAGCTTATAATTCAGTTGTGAGaacctagcattcctcaccattgcacTGTGTTGGCTAAGAGCTGCTGGGagctacaatccaacaacatttataAAGCTTACAAGCTCATAGAGAACACAACCAGGGCATGttcctttggactacaactcccagaatctccccagccagcatgggggattttgggaactgttgtccaaaagaagacacttttccaaggtctggggacaaggaggaaaggaaggtcTTTCAGAAGAGTGGGGCTAACTAGTGAGCAAGAGGACGGGACAAGAGTCCAGACCTGGCTGAGGGTTGCCCCTGCCGCCATCATGGCTCACCTGCCCGGTCGCCCTTCATGGAGTCCCAGATGTTGCAGTTGAAGTCGTCGTAGCCAGCAAGGAGGAGGCGGCCGCTTCGGGAGAAGGCCACGGAGGTGATGCCACAGATGATGTTGTCATGCGAGTACATCATCAACTCCTGGTCGGCGCGCAGGTCAAAAAGGCGGCAGGTGGCGTCATCGGAGCCGGTGGTGAACGCGTTCCCGTTGGGGAAGAACTGGCGGTAAAGTGGGCAGAGAACAAACCTCAGGGAGGGCAGAGCGGAAGGGAAAGGGGCCCAAAGCCCCACTGTGCCACTCTGTTTTCCTCCCAGCTCCAGAAGCACAAACGCTGGTTTATGCAAGCCCCTCTACCACCTCACCCATGGGAAGgcatgctaggagttgcagtcctacaACGTTCACTCTTCATTCTACAGCATTTTAGCACTTTGAGACCATTTCCACCTGCTACAGCTCCATCATAGCATAGAataatgagatttgtagtttcttggggTTTTTAGACTGCTCTGCCAGTgcttcaccaagctacaaatcccaggactcctgAAGACAGAGCCACGGCTGGTAAAGTGAAATCACAGGGCTtcaattgtgttgtgtgaaaacaGCCAACATCTAAGAGAACCAACACGAGTCTCACGTCTGAGAACTAATCGTTTCTAGTTACAGTACTCCCAAatgaatacactcatccctccatatttgctgtgcaatgacctttggtcaaaagcaataaaattttgaTTTGACTCCGTATTTGCACCTTTGATATtttcggatttgattattcacggatttgattctctaggaatctctaggtcctccagtgcaactctatggtcaaccttaactaaaagttgcactgaaagacctagagattattcctagagagaatactaggcctttgtagctcttccggAGCAGTTCTATGGTAGTGTCAGTCGGACGTTGGCCACTGAGTTGCGCTtcaggacctagattcctagagaggtgtcctcttgagtaaaaacatggtgtttttattatctgcagtttttccatattcacgggggtcttcttgtgcccctaaccctagccaatgtggagggacaagtgtactatcATGAGTAGTGGgaactatttcatttttaaaaactttccaagCCATGGTTAAACTCTGGAACTGCCTGCCACAAGATGCACAAGTTACAACAGCCATCAACTCAGATGGCTTTACAAAGGGGATTAGACAAGTTTGTGGAGGATGAGGCCAccaatggctactagtcaggatGGCAATTTATAGGAAACACTTCCCAGATCACCTGCAGATTAAACTCTGGGACTCGCTGCCACAAGGCGTGGGGATGGCTGCCACCTTGGATGGTTTCAAAGGATGATGGAGGAGGATGGGAACCCTTGGTGGCTTCTAGTCAAGATGGCTATTAAGTCACCTCTGGAACCAGGGCAGTCTATCTCTGCCTGGCAATGACTGGGGAGTCTGAGACGCAGGGTGAAGATGCCCTCTTGGCCTGCTTCCCAGAAGAGACTACTCGTTGCCCAGCATGGGGGAACTGGACAAGGGAGGCCCTTTGGGTCTGAAGTGGCCTCAAGGGGTTTTCAAGTATGGCATGGTGCACCCCATAGGACAGAGATGGCCAGTGTGCCCCATAGGTCACTGTGCCACCCCTGAACCCCACCAGAGCCCTAATAATTACATTCTTGACAATATTTACCCTTTGTGACAGCCCTTTTGCTTCCCAAGACCTCCCACATACCTTAAAAACAGGCTTTTCAAAATTACCAAAATTGAAATGAGAAGTGACATCACTCACTTCCCTCTTTCAATTCCAGTTACTTTTGGGGGACCTGGCAGACTTCAAAGGTCGTGAGGGGGCTTAGAGAAGAAAAATGGCTGTATCTTGGGCTTTGACGCACTGATGTGGTCATCTGAGAGGTAAAACCACATGGTCACACATCTCTGTCATAAGGGATATACCAGGGAACATCCATGTCCCCAATGCTCACTCAGCCGCaggaccacccccccccctttggagcAGGACAAGGCAGTCAGCCGCATGCGCACTCACACAGACAGCGTTGATGTCGGACTCATGGCCAGTGAAGGTCTGCCGACACATGCTGTCCCGGATGTCCCATAGCTTGATAGAAGCGTCACAGGCGCCCGAGACAAAGGTGCGCATGTcgggagacagagagagggacatGACATCGCCACTGTGGCCTGTGAAGGTTGTGGTCTGCTGGCCAGTCTCAATGTCCCACAGGGCACTGGGaacagaagggagagaaggagtgagagagagaaggccTCTTTTGCACTAGGCGCACTTTGGAGCCACTGATCTGTCTTAGGGAaccctggggtttgttgtttacAGAGGGTTACTTAGAATTCTGTGCCAGAATAGTCCTCTCccacactacagatcccagaattcattAGGATGTAGGAGCCTGGGCAAGGCGATAGTTAGTTGACATACAGCTGGATGGGAGTTTCCACTACTCCGGTCCCTTGTGTTGCTGGTCCTGAGAGGGAGCCCTTCAATCCTGGTCTTCAAAAAGGCCTCAAAATCCCACCAGTTTCCACCAGAAGAACCAGGATGAAGGGAGAGATGGCCATTTTATCCCTGTGGCTTATGGTTCTGACAAGGAACTGAATTACTGTACATTTGATGCTCTGTATCCAGAGTCAACtctccactgtttgaaaatgtattttttctaaaaattgaaaatagcaaaccttgattttgccgttctATGTAAGGGGGagccattttactacatcagtatataataggacttaagcacccacggattttggtatccatgaggggttctggaaccaaaccacagcagataccaagagcccactgtaatgctCTTCAGCCATAAATCTGCTGCTTTAATTTTCTATCTGTACAGCACTGTCCCTTCCTGCCTCGAGTGGATTTTGTCCAAAACAAGTGGCTTGTCTTTGTACTACAAGTATGAAGGACACAACAGGCTTCACATCACCCGTCCCCATGAGGTCTCCATCACTCCCAGCTTCCTCACCAAGTTGTGTCTCCGGAGCTGGTGATGATCTGGTTGTCGTTGAGGAACCGGCAGCAGGAGAGGTAGCCTGGAAAAGGATGAGCAGAAGCCCTAACATTCACAGAATTGGGAAGGgacccaagggccatcagtccagccccaggaaaccccagCTAAAGCATCCTCTCTTCAAACACCTCCAAACCAAAACAATTCAAAGGTCCCCAGACCAGAAAAAGGGGGGCAGGGGACATCAGGGCCTTCcatttagggagttgggtatgttaagcctggagaagagaaggttaagaggtgatatgagagccctgtttaagtattcaaagggatgtcatactgaggagggagcaagattgttttctgatgctccaaagaacaggacccaaaacaatggatgcaaactgcagcaaaagagattccagctcaacattaggaggaacttcctgggataagggctattcaacagcggaacacactccttcctcggagtgtagtggagtctctttccttagaggtctttaaagagaggctggatggccatctgtcccagggatgctttgattgagagttcctgcatggcagaaggggcttggactggatcagggccttgcggtctcttccaactctatgattctatgatttccagcAGAAAAGAGGCAGCAGGGAAGCCCCCTTGCTCACCCGTGTGGCCTGGCAGCTCTCGGCTGACGCGGACGTTTCCCTCCCGGGTTTTGAGGCTGTAGATGGAGCAGATGTTGTCAAGACCTCCGCATGCCACATAGTTCCCAGATGGCGCATAAGCACAGGTCATGACCCAGGATGACCGCAGCGGGATGGCATGGACCTAGAATGGGAGGCAGGGAGACGGGCAGAGATGACGCAAACAGAGTGGGATCGACAGGGTTGCCAGACCCCGGCCTGGCATGAGCAGCAATGTAGCGGGGGGGCGGGTGGTGGTGGTTTCATGGGtctgccccccccttccattaatttatgttaaaaaataatatcaACCAAACCTAATGGCAAATTAATTAGCAAAtcgtggcacttagtctggaccccccctcccctttcccaaaaccctggctacatccctggcctGAGATGGGCACCAAGGGCCTACCTTGTTTGTGGTGTAGCTGTCCCAAATGATCAGCTTCCCATCTTGGGAGGCACTAACCAGCAGCCTGCAAATGGGAGACAGCAGAGAAAAATAGGATTACTATAATACTATTAGTATTATAACTctttgtattccacttttctcccaataatgagTATCAGGACCTATTTTATTAAATAAGAATTGAATAGAGAAATACATGTGAAGTTTATGAATGAGATCTTCAAGAGAGCCCCCGGTtccagcttctccatcttctgtcgACGGCCAAGGCtttgcttttaaaactgaaagctTTTAAGGGCTTTCAAGAGAGCACAGTATAGCTTTAAAGTATACTATATTTAAACTAGTTTATTCCTaagtcattttattgttttaatcgtGTTCACAGATTAATTCtatattgatttgatttatagcccATCTTGTTCTgaaaaagagactcaaagcagctgacAATACgcattaaaacaaaatggctgaaaCAGTATGGGGtatgaaaggattttttttaattaaacaaacatCTAATTAAAGCATTACTGTTAATTTAAGGCCATGAAAAATGTATTACCAGTACGTATTAACAACAGCACACCCACGGCGTATGCTTCTTCCTCCACCAGTTAAAGGTGGAAGGCCTGTCTGAATAGGAATGATTTTGTATTTTCAACCATATGTGCTCATTTTAATATCTAAGCTGCTTTGCTTCCCAGTTATGAGGAAAAGGCACTGTATAAATACAGATGATGAcatggatgaggaggaagagaatgtgGATTCTGGTTTCTTGGagttaggggatgatgggatgatgGTACATTCTGCCTATCCCATTCtgaacacacacacccagtgtAAGGCAAATTTTGCATATGCTGGAGTCCCACTGATCTGAATGGTGGTGTGCACATGCACGCCTCCTGCACATGCACCATTTTCTCCGTCGCCATTCGCCATCTGCATAAGCTTAAAGCAGCGTATGgcgagggcagactgtatttcgCTTCCACTGCCGGCCTTGCCAGCCCTCCGCACCCTCCTCACCTGGAGTCCGTCCCCCAGTGCATGGCATATATTTTGGCCAAGTGGCCCCGCAATGTGCGCCTTGTCCTCATTTGGATCCGGCCGACTGGATCGAGGCCAGCTGTGATCTGGGAaggaagtggaggaagaaaaggaagacagtTACAGCGCACCTGCAGTTTAAGGGGCTTCAGCAcatgctgatttccccttacgcaaGGGATCCAGAAGGGATCCCCACATAATGGATCCCCACACACTGTAAAACTTATTTTGGTAACCATgtggaggtcttggaaccaaaccccagcggatatgcagggcccactgtacacattGGTTAACAAACAGAAATAATATGGCAAAAATAGGGATACGTTGCTGCACCGCAGAAAAAAGAGCAGCTTGACATGCTTCAGAAAACTTCTCATCCAAAACTAACCAACTTCATAAAAGACTGTGTAAACAGAAGCTTCGCTGTCAGAGGTTTAgttaaaggaagagaaggaactccaaggaaatggggacattttggcACCTTATTTACGCACCCACAGTTTGGGATTATCCCCCTTTTgggtgggagattctgggagttgcagtccacaaataCATATGCNNNNNNNNNNNNNNNNNNNNNNNNNTTGTGTTCTGGAAGCTGAGCGAACAGACCGTGGCCACAGTGGGGCTTTGGGCCCCTTCCCTTCCGCTCTGCCCCTCCCTGAGGTTGTTTCCTCTGCCCACTTTACCGCCAGTTCTTCCCCAACGGGAACGCGTTCACCACCGGCTCCGATGACGCCACCCTGCCGCCTTTTTGACCTGCGCGCCGACCAGGAGTTGATGATGTACTCGCATGACAACCATCATCTGTGGCATCACCTCCGTGGCCTTCTCCCACCGAAGGCCGCCTCCTCCTTGCTGGCTACGACGACTTCAACTGCAACATCTGGGACTCCATGAAGGGCGACCGGGCAGGTGAGCCGGGATGGCGGCAGGGGCAAACCCTCAGCCAGGTCGGGACCCTTGTCCCATCCTCTTGCTCACTAGTTGCCCCACTCTTCGAAAGaccttcctttcctcctgtccCCGAGACCTTGGAAAAGTGTCCTTCTTTTGGACACGTCCCAAtcccccatgctggctggggagtttctgggagttgtagtccaaggaaCATGCCCTGGTTGTGTTTCTCTATGGAGCTGTAAGCTTATATACATGTTGTGGATTTGTAGCTCCCAGCAGCTCTTAGCCAAACACCAGTgcatggtgaggaatgctaggttCTCACAACTGAATTATAGCTGTGGAGGATGAAGGGATTCAGAGCGTTGCACCAAAAGAGAGATTGCTAAGCTCTTGGCATGTGCGTGAAGGACACATGTCCCTCAGTGTGAactgtggcagccattttgggaaCCCCTTCCTTCCCCTGGGAACCCCTCCTCTAGTCTGTTCCTGGAGGTCCTTGGCCCCACATTCCCCCTCCCTTGTCCCTCCTTTCCCTCTACccgtttcttttcttcctcctctcaggGGTCCTGGCTGGCCACGACAATCGGGTCAGCTGCCTGGGGTGACGGACGACGGCATGGCCGTGGCCACACGGATCGTGGGACAGCTTCTTGAAAGGTGGAATTGACGTGCCCCAGTGCTCCTTGCCTGGGGCCGGGGGGGggaaggagcagagtgggggcCCCAAGAGCGGTCCCCTCTCGTGCCCCCAAAGTCCAGTCTCTGTCCCCTCCCTCCGCCACAGGCTTCAGGGGGCTGTGCCTTGAATCTCTCTGCCCCCCTCGGTCGGTCAGTTGGCTGCCCTTCCAGCCACCcagattctctttctttttctgctctgACTTCACATCGTTCTGGCCaagcttttttggggggtgggggtaatcaggaggcagccaggtttTAGCCTTAATTGGGCATTTGGGGAGGGGGCCAGTACAATGGGACCACTGCACTCTCCCTTCTCTCAGATGGAAGGATTTGGGGATGCTATACATCTCAGTTCAGATGGGGGAAAGGGGAGCTTCCCTCATTCTTGGGCTTGAGAGGGTAAGGGTTGGTAAGTCCCCcgctccttccctcttccttttcttttccccttagaAAGTGAATGGAGGGGTCAAAAGGAagtgaggaggagggggggggcccACGGGTACCTTGCCAACTGAGCCCCCTCCCCACCCGTGTGCCCCATGGAGCACTCCAGGTAAACTGTTCTGACAGGTAAACACACCTGTGTCCCCTCCCCAGTTTCCCATCCCCCTCTGCCCCCCAGTGGTGCTCGGAGGAACTGCGGCAGCGGTGGGGCAGCCTTTGAACCCGGTGGCCTTGTTTCCTCTTTAAACCACTTTTGTAAAGGCAGGGGAAGGGGTCAGCTTTGGggccccttcccctcctgctGCCCCGGCAGGGCTGTGTGTAACCTGTAAACAACCGAACCAACAACCCGAGCGTGTTGAGTTTTTCTTGCTTACTCTTGGGATGATGAGGGGTGGGATGGCGGGCTGACCTCTCACAATGGCCCTTTGGCCTCTCTGGCTTTTGGACTGGCTTCTTGGATTCCAAGGATAGAAGCTGAAGTTAGAATGAGCCTTGAGATCATCCAGCCACCCACCCCAACTGGTACAAGGCCAGTTTCACAGAGGGCACCCCATTTTGGGGAGCGGAAAATAACTCTTCCAGGCCCTTGCTGAGACAGCTGTAAGCAATACCTCCTTTTCATAAGAACCCAACACTCTCACTGGAACTCCTCCTCATGTTCCCCCCAAATAGGCTTGAGTGCATTTTCCAGCCATGCCTTGTGGGACTCAGGGGAAATGTCTGTTCACCTTCTCCAAGGCAGCGTCCCAGATACTCCCAGGCAGCAGCCCTTGTGTCTCCCCAGTTGCCTCTCTTGCCAGCCTGAGCGTAACCACACACTTGTAGGTTCTTGGCCCTTGCCTACCAGGTTGTCCTCTCGAATGGAGTCCCTAAAACGGATACACATGTCCTAGAAATGCCACATGCCCAATTCAGAGGGCTTGGATTGCATCCCACAAGAACCTGGCCATGGATGTGCTGGTCAGCAGATGCCAGGTTTTTGCTGGCTTTCTTAGCGCCTGGCTCTTATATCAGTCTATTCCACATGGGACCTTCCCCTCGTTTGATACCCTGCATGTGATTTTGTCCCAGGTGAATCACAGCAGTTTTAGACCATAAATCTTCCTGCTATACCAGGTTGAAGCTTggccctgctcccccccccccaaaccgaAGAAAACTTGTATGGGAATATGGCTGGACTTGCAAGGAAGGCAGAGTTTGCCTACGTTCCCTGTGCAGCTGAGAAGCCCCTCTATAAAAAGAGGGAACAGGTTGGGTGGAAGATCCATTTCACCAAGTATGGAGAACCAAAAACGGGAATGAATCAAGGCCTAGCTGGAAGAAGCATGGACTTGCTGGCAGAGGACTTTAGGCTTCCCCCGAAACTGGCCAGTGAGCCTTTCCCTTTGTAATTTATCAGAAGCTTAACTTCGTTTGAGAAACAACCCCACATTTCACCTTTCCAAAGGGTTCAGCCAGGATTTACCGCCTGTGAGGATCTCCCTCAGAGGAGAATGAACCATATTTGGGGCCAAAAGGgtaaaaatacccccccccccaaaaaatactaCAAGAGTAGGAAAATGCCAGCACGCAGTTTTTTGGGGACAGagtctacagttggccctccaccaTTGCAACTTTACTTTACGGTGAGTATTTGCAGTTTGATtagtatgtcctctctaggaatctccaggtcctccagcatgtctctgcaccagatgttgaccacagagttgcgctggaaaaCCTGcaagttcctagagagaacacttctctcgGCATTTTTAAGTCCTCCAACCTGAtccatgatcaacttctggcagagatcTGCTATAGAACCTGAGATTCTCAAAGATgtgtcctcttaggtaaaaaatAGGGCTTTTGTATTCTGGGTTTCCACATCGCGGGGGTCTTTCTCTTCTGGTCCCAGTAAAGGTGGAGGACCACTTTATGGCCCATCTTCCCTGCAAAAGAACACAAAAGTCATGGCACAATGCAGAGCTGGGTGAaattcaccggggggggggggattcaagtGCCATTAAGCAGCATTTGGGCTTACTTTGGCACTACATCATGCATAATGGCTGCTCCGGAGTCAACCTTGGAGGATGTAGAAGTCGGTGCGAAAAACGGGAATTGGCTTGCATATGCTTCACCATCCTTGGTAAAGTTCCCTTCAAGCTGGGTTGCAAGGAAGATAGTAGTAGACAGCAGTGCTGCTCCAGAGCAAGAGGCACAGCAGCTGCTGACCCTTTCAACTTAGAGGCAATGTTTCCCATGGTGTCCCTTTGCCTCGCAGCCATAATGAGTACTTGCACCATTCTTCTCAACACTTGGTTTTGAAACTAAAAACTGCACTTTTCAAGGCCTCTTATGGCTGTTTGCACAGAGAATTTTGTTCTTATACCAAAATGAACCTTATTCAGCTCCAGTGAGATCTCACTATTCATCTTCTAGGATTTGGTGGAACCCATTTCCCACCTGccatttaaatgctttttatattCTCTGTCCCTGTGCCCCACAAGTAAGAAGCCCCTTGCAGGAAGGGTGGCACCTCCTGGCCCTTGGCCAccaaatggaggaggagggaagggcagCCAAGAAGGCCCCAGAAGTGAAAAAATCCAGTCTGGCCCACAGCAAGCGTCACAACCATCTAAGTGTCTCTTTATTTCCTTGCAAACTTGTAGGGTGAAAGACAGGCAGGCTTATTTACAGAAGATGTACCTAAGAGGCAgcttgggaggaagaaggagctaTAGCTAGGAGCGGAGAGAAGGGGTTGGCATCTTAACACGCGCGGCAGCAAACAGGAGACCCCCCAACTGAGAAAAGCCCAGGTTCCTAGCTACACTGGAGGGGAAGGCACAGCAAAGCAAAGGGGCCGGTGGGGCTTATGTACATGGCGGGGGCTTCCTCCACCTTTAAGGCGCAGGACACGACTCTGAAGGGTCCCGGCCCCCCTCCTGGGGACAGAGCTAGCACAGGTCCAGTTTCTTTGGAGGAGGGCAGGGAAAAGTTTCCTCCTTTTGTAGTGCTGCGGCCTCTGACGTGGCCTGCGAGAGACCCAGCGCCCGGAGTCCGGCGGGCAACTTGTCCCCcataacacacacagagacacgcACCATTGTCTAGGTGAGTCCTTGGAGGGCAGCAGGGCTGTTGCAAGAAAACATTCAGCAAAGCAGAAGGATTTGAGCTGGGGATGAGCGGAGACGCACTCCCTCTCCTCCACAAACACATATCCGCCAGCCCCGTCTCGGTTTCTGCCCATTTGCACCAGGAACAAAAGAAGTTAATAAATCAAaatcacacaaaaaaaaaacaaacaggtgaATAGTCCTGTAAACATGTTTGCACTCTCAGTAGGAGCTTGGGAGGCCAAGTCTGCAGGGTCTCGGCGCGTCGTCACAGTTTCGTGTTATATTGAGGGATGGACCGTCTTGCCTCCGGGTCGGAGGGCAGCAGCGAGCAGCGAGTAGATGGGCTTCTGGCCTGCGGCGGCCAAGGAGGGGCGAAAAGGCTTCCTTTGGAGGGTCCCAGTGGGGTCCCCCGCAGCAAGCACAGCAGCGTCCGAGGGAGAGAGGGATGGATGATAGGAAGGAAGGGGCAGGTCCCGGTCTGTCAGCGCCACTCAGTCCAGCAGAAGCAGAACTTGGGCCCGTCTCTGCGTTGTTCCCCTCCACTGTGGCTCAGGTGCGCTGGAAGGGTCCAGGGGTCTGGCGATATCAAAAAAGCTGCGCGGACACAACATCTTGCTCCCTGGCTGCCATCTTGTTCCTCTCCTCCAGCTGAGCCAACAGAATTACGGCTACTTTCAAAGCATTTGCACCTGACAAGCCCCTACATCAAAAAGCATCTCTCATTCTTGAAGCaaaacccccacccacccaaagaAAGAAGCGTATGACCATCACCAAACTCCTTCGGAAACCTCGCCCTGCGCAGAGAAGCAAGTTGTGGTAGGGTTTAAGGCAGCCTTCGCCAACGAGGGCTGTCTGGATGGGTCAAGGGACCCGGTTGGGGGAGGCTGATTTAAGGCATCAGAACAAATACAACCAAAGCCCCCCAACAGAGAAGAGTAG from Sceloporus undulatus isolate JIND9_A2432 ecotype Alabama chromosome 6, SceUnd_v1.1, whole genome shotgun sequence carries:
- the GNB2 gene encoding guanine nucleotide-binding protein G(I)/G(S)/G(T) subunit beta-2 — encoded protein: MRTRRTLRGHLAKIYAMHWGTDSRLLVSASQDGKLIIWDSYTTNKVHAIPLRSSWVMTCAYAPSGNYVACGGLDNICSIYSLKTREGNVRVSRELPGHTGYLSCCRFLNDNQIITSSGDTTCALWDIETGQQTTTFTGHSGDVMSLSLSPDMRTFVSGACDASIKLWDIRDSMCRQTFTGHESDINAVCFFPNGNAFTTGSDDATCRLFDLRADQELMMYSHDNIICGITSVAFSRSGRLLLAGYDDFNCNIWDSMKGDRAGVLAGHDNRVSCLGVTDDGMAVATGSWDSFLKVWN